The Pontibacter deserti region ATGATGATATTGTTCTGATCGTTAAATACCTGATTGGCTTAATTAACTCTAGAGCTGTAGTGGATGATATTGACCACTTGAGCAACAGACGTGTAAGAACAGTAGGTGAGCAGCTTTATGCACAGTTTGGCGTAGGTCTGGCTCGTATGGCTCGTACTATCAAAGAGCGTATGAACGTACGCGACAATGAAGACTTTAAGCCAGTAGACCTGATCAACGCAAGAACGCTATCTTCTGTGATCAACTCGTTTTTCGGAACAAACCAGCTTTCTCAGTTCATGGACCAGACTAACCCACTGGCAGAAGTGACGCACAAACGTCGTGTATCTGCACTGGGGCCAGGTGGTCTTTCAAGAGAGCGTGCTGGTTTCGAGGTACGTGACGTTCACTATACACACTATGGTCGTCTATGTACTATCGAGACACCGGAAGGACCAAACATTGGTCTGATATCTTCTCTGTGTGTGCATGCACGCGTAAACCACATGGGCTTTATCGAAACACCTTATCGTAAGGTAGTAGATGGTGTAGTGAATGTGGCTGGTGAAGTAGAATATTTAACAGCTGAAGAAGAAGATACACACCACATTGCACAGGCTAATGCTGTGATCGATGAGAAAGGTAACTTCATCAATGATAGAGTAAAAGGTAGATTTGAAGGTGACTTCCCAGTAGAAGAGCCATCAACTTATACTTACATGGATATTGCACCAAACCAGATTGTATCTGTAGCGGCTTCCATGATTCCTTTCTTGGAGCATGACGATGCTAACCGTGCCCTGATGGGTTCGAACATGCAACGTCAGGCAGTTCCGCTTCTTAAACCACAGGCACCTATAGTTGGTACAGGTCTGGAAGGCAGAGCAGCTATTGACTCAAGAGCACTGGTTATAGCTGAAGGCAATGGTGTAATCGATTTCGTTGACTCAACTAAGATTGTTGTTAAATACGATCTTACTGATGAAGAGAAATTAGTTGCATTTGATGCAGAGTATGTAACCTATAAATTGATCAAATTCCGCAGAACGAACCAGGATACATGCATAAACCTGACTCCTTTAGTGAGAACTGGTCAGCGTGTAACTAAAGGTCAGCCGCTTTGCGAAGGTTATGCTACGAACGATGGAGAGCTTGCTCTGGGGCGTAACTTACAGGTTGCGTTCATGCCATGGCAGGGTTATAACTTCGAGGATGCTATCGTTATCTCTGAAAAAGTAGTACGTGATGACGTATTTACTTCGATTCACATTGAAGAGTTTGAGCTGGAGGTTCGTGAAACAAAACGTGGTGAGGAAGAATTAACTTCTGAGATTCCAAATGTTAGCGAAGAAGCGGTTCGTAACCTTGATGAGAATGGTATCATCAGAATAGGTGCTGAAGTTAAAGAAGGAGATATCCTGATAGGTAAGATCACTCCTAAAGGTGAAACCGATCCTACTCCTGAGGAGAAACTACTTCGTGCCATCTTCGGTGATAAAGCTGGCGATGTGAAGGATGCTTCGCTTAAGGCACCGCCATCATTAAATGGTGTTGTTATCGAAACTAAGTTATTCTCTCGTCCTAAGAAGGATAAAAACCTTAGAGCAAAATCTAAGAAAGAAGTAGAAGAACTTAAAGTTAAATATTCAAAAGACCTTATCGCTATTAAGAATATAATGGTTGATAAACTGGTAGAACTACTGGAAGGTAAAACTACTCAGGGCATCAAGCATAAGTTCGGTGATGAGATCCTGACGAAAGGTGCTAAGTTCAGCAGAAAGAATATCATAGAAGCCCTCTTCCCTGAGAAGAACCCTTACAAGGATGAGAGCAACTATGCCGTTCCGGAAGAAGTGAACATGTTCAAGGACCTGATCCTTGAGAACTGGACAAGTGACGAGAAAACCAACAACATGCTTGTGGAGTTGGTGAAGAACTATACGAAGCGTCGCAATATTATCTCTGCACATTTTAAGCGTGAAAGATTCACACTGGAAGTAGGAGATGAGTTGCCAGCAGGTATCGTGCAATTAGCTAAAGTATACATCGCGAAGAAGCGTAAGCTGAAAGTGGGTGATAAGATGGCCGGTCGTCACGGTAACAAAGGTATAGTTGCCCGTATCGTACGCGATGAAGATATGCCATTCTTGGAAGATGGTACTCCGATGGACATCGTGCTTAACCCTCTTGGTGTACCTTCAAGGATGAACATTGGCCAGATCTATGAAACTGTACTTGGATGGGCTGGTTTAAGATTAGGTCGTAAATATGCGACTCCTATCTTCGACGGTGCTTCTGAAGAGCAGGTGTCTGCAGAACTGGCTGAGGCAGGTGTTCCTCGTTTTGGTAGAACGTACCTGTATGATGGTCTGTCTGGAGATAGATTTGATCAGCCAGTAACAGTTGGTGTAATCTACATGCTGAAACTAGGTCACTTAGTGGATGATAAGATGCACGCACGTTCAATCGGACCATACTCATTGATTACGCAACAGCCTTTGGGTGGTAAAGCCCAGTTTGGTGGTCAGCGTTTCGGTGAGATGGAGGTGTGGGCACTGGAAGCATTTGGTGCTTCTAACGTACTGCAGGAAATATTAACAGTGAAGTCTGACGACGTGATCGGCCGTGCAAAAGCTTATGAAGCGATTGTAAAAGGTGATGTATTGCCGAAGCCAAATATCCCTGAATCATTCAATGTATTGATTCATGAGTTAAGAGGCCTAGCTCTAGAGATCACACTGGAATAGTAAAGTATAAGCTAAGCGCTACGGAGCAATCCGTAGCGCTTAGCTTATACTTTATACTTTTACAGATCAGCTGTAAAGCAAATTAGTTGTATCGACATTATTAGAATAATATGGCATTTGCAAAAACCAAAAAGCTAACTCAGGACTTCTCTAAAGTAACGATAAGCTTGGCTTCTCCAGAGTCGATTCTGGAACGTTCCAACGGAGAGGTAGTTAAGCCTGAGACCATAAATTATAGAACCTATAAGCCTGAGATGGGTGGTTTATTCTGCGAAAGAATATTCGGACCTGTTAAAGACTGGGAATGCCACTGCGGAAAGTATAAAAGAATCAGATACAAAGGCATCATCTGCGACCGTTGCGGTGTAGAGGTGACTGAGAAAAAAGTGCGTCGTGAGCGCATGGGCCACATCGAACTGGTAGTTCCTGTAGCACATATCTGGTACTTTAAATCTCTTCCTAACAAAATAGGTTATCTGTT contains the following coding sequences:
- the rpoB gene encoding DNA-directed RNA polymerase subunit beta, whose amino-acid sequence is MALAKNKTTERINFASITPVIDYPDFLDVQLQSFRDFFQLETAAENRAQEGLFKVFAENFPISDSRENFVLEFIDYHVDPPKYSVDESIDRGLTYSVPLKAKLRLICNDEDNEDFETIEQEVFLGNIPYMTEKGSFVINGAERVIVSQLHRSPGVFFAQSKHTNGTKLYSARIIPFKGSWVEFATDVNNVMYAYIDRKKKFPVTTLLRAIGYGTDKDILDLFGLSEEIPANKANLKNSVGRKLAARVLKTWTEDFVDEDTGEVVSIDRNEVLLERDSEISQDDIDVILDSGVKSIILHRENVNIADYAIIYNTLQKDNSNSEKEAVEQIYRQLRNTEAPDEETARDIIQKLFFSDKRYDLGEVGRYRINKKLGKDTNWEAKVLTNDDIVLIVKYLIGLINSRAVVDDIDHLSNRRVRTVGEQLYAQFGVGLARMARTIKERMNVRDNEDFKPVDLINARTLSSVINSFFGTNQLSQFMDQTNPLAEVTHKRRVSALGPGGLSRERAGFEVRDVHYTHYGRLCTIETPEGPNIGLISSLCVHARVNHMGFIETPYRKVVDGVVNVAGEVEYLTAEEEDTHHIAQANAVIDEKGNFINDRVKGRFEGDFPVEEPSTYTYMDIAPNQIVSVAASMIPFLEHDDANRALMGSNMQRQAVPLLKPQAPIVGTGLEGRAAIDSRALVIAEGNGVIDFVDSTKIVVKYDLTDEEKLVAFDAEYVTYKLIKFRRTNQDTCINLTPLVRTGQRVTKGQPLCEGYATNDGELALGRNLQVAFMPWQGYNFEDAIVISEKVVRDDVFTSIHIEEFELEVRETKRGEEELTSEIPNVSEEAVRNLDENGIIRIGAEVKEGDILIGKITPKGETDPTPEEKLLRAIFGDKAGDVKDASLKAPPSLNGVVIETKLFSRPKKDKNLRAKSKKEVEELKVKYSKDLIAIKNIMVDKLVELLEGKTTQGIKHKFGDEILTKGAKFSRKNIIEALFPEKNPYKDESNYAVPEEVNMFKDLILENWTSDEKTNNMLVELVKNYTKRRNIISAHFKRERFTLEVGDELPAGIVQLAKVYIAKKRKLKVGDKMAGRHGNKGIVARIVRDEDMPFLEDGTPMDIVLNPLGVPSRMNIGQIYETVLGWAGLRLGRKYATPIFDGASEEQVSAELAEAGVPRFGRTYLYDGLSGDRFDQPVTVGVIYMLKLGHLVDDKMHARSIGPYSLITQQPLGGKAQFGGQRFGEMEVWALEAFGASNVLQEILTVKSDDVIGRAKAYEAIVKGDVLPKPNIPESFNVLIHELRGLALEITLE